The proteins below come from a single Nocardioides eburneiflavus genomic window:
- a CDS encoding dihydrolipoyl dehydrogenase family protein encodes MDELEYDVVVVGGGPAGENAAQYAVEGTVVDGRAMTAAIVEGELLGGECSYWACIPSKALLRPVSVAGLTADLPGVSTAHVAAKALLERRDAWVSHYDDSGQQDWAEGAGLTVLRGTGRLAGERTVRVASADGDRLVRARRAVVIATGSAARVPETYADALPWDSRDATGVVEVPERLVVVGGGVVACEAATWMAALGSTVTLVVRGHRLLSRTEPFAGEAVLASLRERGVTVRLGTSVESVRRDSPGATGTGRIHGGTVTLATSHGDLEADEVLLAIGREPRLDDLGLSSVDLTAEDVTSGRLPEWLHVVGDASGGPPLTHWGKHQGRVVGARIAAASAGEVAWEPDREAPVPQVVFTDPEVASVGLTEAEAREAGHDVVVTRVPTSSAAGTGLLRDHVVGDAQLVVDARSRLLLGATFVGVEAGELLHAATVAITGGVPVHVLRHAVASYPTAAELWLRLLEELPRELRTPPA; translated from the coding sequence ATGGACGAGCTGGAGTACGACGTCGTCGTCGTCGGCGGGGGCCCGGCTGGGGAGAACGCCGCCCAGTACGCCGTCGAGGGCACCGTGGTGGACGGCCGGGCGATGACCGCCGCGATCGTCGAGGGCGAGCTGCTCGGCGGCGAGTGCAGCTACTGGGCGTGCATCCCGAGCAAGGCGCTGCTGCGCCCGGTCTCCGTCGCCGGACTGACGGCCGACCTCCCCGGGGTCTCGACGGCGCACGTCGCCGCGAAGGCGCTGCTCGAGCGCCGCGACGCCTGGGTGTCGCACTACGACGACTCCGGGCAGCAGGACTGGGCCGAGGGCGCGGGGCTGACCGTGCTGCGCGGCACCGGCCGCCTCGCGGGCGAGCGCACCGTACGGGTCGCGTCCGCCGACGGCGACCGGCTGGTCCGGGCCCGCCGGGCCGTGGTGATCGCGACGGGCAGTGCCGCGCGCGTGCCGGAGACGTACGCAGACGCACTCCCCTGGGACTCGCGGGACGCGACCGGCGTGGTCGAGGTGCCCGAGCGCCTGGTCGTCGTCGGCGGCGGCGTCGTCGCCTGCGAGGCGGCGACGTGGATGGCCGCGCTGGGCTCGACGGTGACCCTGGTGGTGCGGGGCCATCGGCTGCTCTCCCGCACGGAGCCGTTCGCCGGCGAGGCCGTCCTGGCGAGCCTGCGCGAGCGCGGGGTCACCGTGCGGCTCGGCACGTCGGTGGAGTCCGTACGCCGGGACTCCCCCGGCGCGACCGGCACCGGTCGCATCCACGGCGGCACGGTCACGCTGGCGACGTCGCACGGCGACCTCGAGGCCGACGAGGTGCTCCTCGCGATCGGCCGCGAGCCGCGGCTCGACGACCTCGGTCTCTCCTCGGTGGACCTGACCGCCGAGGACGTCACCTCCGGTCGCCTGCCCGAGTGGCTGCACGTGGTCGGCGACGCCAGCGGCGGTCCACCGCTGACCCACTGGGGCAAGCACCAAGGGCGGGTCGTCGGCGCGCGCATCGCCGCCGCGTCCGCCGGCGAGGTCGCATGGGAGCCCGACCGCGAGGCGCCGGTGCCGCAGGTCGTCTTCACCGACCCCGAGGTCGCGAGCGTCGGGCTGACCGAGGCCGAGGCCCGCGAGGCCGGCCACGACGTCGTGGTCACCCGGGTGCCCACCTCCTCGGCCGCCGGCACCGGGCTGCTCCGCGACCACGTCGTCGGTGACGCCCAGCTGGTCGTCGACGCCCGGTCGCGCCTGCTGCTCGGCGCGACGTTCGTCGGCGTCGAGGCCGGCGAGCTGCTCCACGCGGCGACCGTCGCGATCACCGGGGGCGTGCCGGTCCACGTGCTGCGACACGCCGTGGCGTCCTACCCGACCGCCGCCGAGCTGTGGCTGCGGCTGCTGGAGGAGCTGCCGCGGGAGCTCCGTACGCCGCCCGCCTGA
- a CDS encoding EcsC family protein has protein sequence MGLKQTVGRQLAPKIQELTPGLSAGFVREALNRAIDGIGPLAPAAVAADKQLREQRGNVERAIHEVIENNVRIAGAQGFATNVGGLVTMAVAIPANVTGLAVIQCRMVAGIAHLRGHDLTDPRVRNAILALLLGEEHVTEMVRKKKLPATPMALATAPVHDPSIDGTISAVVASDILTRVVGKRLATTVGRRVPIIGGVVGMGADGFATWKVGRYADRELLPRRR, from the coding sequence ATGGGCTTGAAGCAGACCGTCGGGCGCCAGCTCGCGCCGAAGATCCAGGAGCTCACCCCGGGGCTGAGCGCGGGGTTCGTCCGCGAGGCGCTCAACCGCGCGATCGACGGCATCGGACCGCTGGCGCCTGCGGCCGTGGCCGCCGACAAGCAGCTGCGCGAGCAGCGCGGCAACGTCGAGCGGGCGATCCACGAGGTCATCGAGAACAACGTGCGCATCGCCGGCGCCCAGGGCTTCGCCACCAACGTCGGCGGCCTGGTGACGATGGCGGTCGCGATCCCGGCCAACGTGACGGGCCTCGCGGTCATCCAGTGCCGGATGGTGGCCGGCATCGCACACCTGCGCGGTCACGACCTGACCGATCCCCGCGTCCGCAACGCGATCCTCGCGCTGCTCCTCGGCGAGGAGCACGTCACCGAGATGGTGAGGAAGAAGAAGCTCCCCGCGACCCCGATGGCGCTGGCGACCGCGCCCGTGCACGACCCGTCGATCGACGGCACCATCTCTGCCGTCGTCGCCTCCGACATCTTGACCCGGGTCGTGGGCAAGCGGCTCGCGACCACCGTCGGCCGCCGGGTGCCGATCATCGGCGGCGTCGTCGGCATGGGCGCCGACGGCTTCGCGACGTGGAAGGTCGGGAGGTACGCCGACCGCGAGCTGCTGCCACGCCGGCGCTGA
- a CDS encoding Fpg/Nei family DNA glycosylase, with protein sequence MPELPEVEALVQDLRGRLVGRAISRVDLTAFSALKTFDPPLQALHGTLVDDVTRHGKFLDIDASGVHVVIHLARAGWIRWRDEVPATPARPNPKNPLAARIVIDDPDLEAQPGLDITEAGTKKGLAIYVVRDPQQVEGVARLGPDPLSDDFTIDALRRILEAEGRKQIKGVMRMQSIIAGIGNAYSDEILHAARMSPFKPASSLDDEDLQTLYDAIRRTLGDAVERSSGLAASELKGEKKSNLAVHGRTGQACPVCGDVVREVSFADSSLQYCATCQTGGKPLADRRMSKLLK encoded by the coding sequence GTGCCCGAGCTGCCCGAGGTCGAAGCCCTCGTCCAGGACCTGCGCGGCCGCCTCGTTGGCCGCGCGATCAGCCGCGTCGACCTGACCGCGTTCAGCGCGCTCAAGACCTTCGACCCGCCGCTCCAGGCCCTGCACGGCACGCTCGTCGACGACGTCACCCGCCACGGCAAGTTCCTCGACATCGACGCCAGCGGTGTGCACGTGGTCATCCACCTCGCCCGGGCCGGGTGGATCAGGTGGCGCGACGAGGTGCCCGCCACGCCGGCGCGACCGAACCCCAAGAACCCGCTCGCGGCGCGCATCGTGATCGACGACCCCGACCTCGAGGCGCAGCCCGGGCTCGACATCACGGAGGCGGGCACCAAGAAGGGCCTGGCGATCTACGTCGTGCGCGACCCGCAGCAGGTGGAGGGCGTCGCGCGGCTCGGCCCCGACCCGCTCTCCGACGACTTCACGATCGACGCGCTGCGCCGGATCCTCGAGGCCGAGGGGCGCAAGCAGATCAAGGGCGTGATGCGGATGCAGTCGATCATCGCCGGCATCGGCAACGCCTACTCCGACGAGATCCTGCACGCCGCGCGGATGTCGCCGTTCAAGCCGGCCAGCAGCCTCGACGACGAGGACCTGCAGACGTTGTACGACGCCATCCGCCGCACGCTCGGCGACGCCGTCGAGCGATCGAGCGGTCTCGCCGCCAGCGAGCTCAAGGGCGAGAAGAAGAGCAACCTCGCCGTCCACGGCCGCACCGGCCAGGCGTGCCCGGTGTGCGGCGACGTGGTGCGCGAGGTGTCCTTCGCGGACTCGAGCCTGCAGTACTGCGCGACCTGCCAGACCGGCGGGAAACCGCTCGCCGACCGTCGGATGTCGAAGCTGCTGAAGTAG
- a CDS encoding ATP-binding protein: MDPIRNPYAPGAGQRPPELAGRDEQLAAFEVVLERVAKGRPERSLVLTGLRGVGKTVLLNALRGTAVRKGWGTGKLEARPGQGLRRPLSSALHQAVRELGHRDEDSVDHVLGVIKSFAHRDAGAGARLKDQWSPGIDVPVVRGRADSGDIEIDLVELFTDLGGLAADVGKGVGIFIDEMQDLGADDVSALCAACHELSQSGLPVIVVGAGLPHLPAVLSASKSYSERLFRYQRIDRLAREAADRALEAPAADEDAAYEPDALAAMYDATGGYPYFIQAYGKAVWDLAPRSPITAADVAVAAPEAESELAVGFFGSRYERATPGERDYLMAMADVAVAQAEAGSDIDGDAVLSSDVAAALGKKPQSLSPARDSLLKKGLVYSGERGRIAFTVPHFGRYLRERG, from the coding sequence GTGGACCCGATCCGGAACCCGTACGCCCCCGGCGCGGGCCAGCGCCCGCCCGAGCTCGCCGGTCGTGACGAGCAGCTCGCCGCGTTCGAGGTCGTCCTCGAGCGGGTGGCCAAGGGACGCCCGGAGCGCAGCCTGGTGCTGACGGGGCTGCGCGGCGTCGGCAAGACGGTCCTGCTCAACGCGCTGCGCGGCACCGCCGTACGCAAGGGCTGGGGCACCGGCAAGCTCGAGGCGCGGCCGGGCCAGGGGCTGCGCCGACCGCTGAGCAGCGCGCTGCACCAGGCCGTACGCGAGCTCGGCCACCGTGACGAGGACTCGGTCGACCACGTCCTCGGCGTGATCAAGTCCTTCGCCCATCGTGACGCCGGTGCGGGGGCCAGGCTCAAGGACCAGTGGAGCCCCGGCATCGACGTCCCAGTGGTCCGCGGCCGCGCAGACTCCGGTGACATCGAGATCGATCTCGTCGAGCTCTTCACCGACCTCGGCGGGCTCGCCGCTGACGTCGGCAAGGGAGTCGGCATCTTCATCGACGAGATGCAGGACCTCGGCGCCGACGACGTCTCGGCGCTGTGTGCGGCCTGCCACGAGCTCAGCCAGTCCGGCCTGCCCGTGATCGTCGTCGGGGCCGGCCTGCCGCACCTGCCCGCCGTGCTGAGCGCCAGCAAGTCCTACAGCGAGCGGCTCTTCCGCTACCAGCGCATCGACCGGCTCGCCCGCGAGGCCGCCGATCGTGCGCTCGAGGCGCCCGCCGCGGACGAGGACGCGGCCTACGAGCCCGACGCCCTCGCCGCGATGTACGACGCCACCGGCGGCTACCCCTACTTCATCCAGGCCTACGGCAAGGCCGTGTGGGACCTCGCCCCCCGGTCTCCCATCACCGCCGCCGACGTCGCGGTCGCGGCTCCGGAGGCGGAGTCGGAGCTGGCCGTCGGGTTCTTCGGCTCGCGCTACGAGCGCGCGACCCCGGGTGAGCGCGACTACCTGATGGCGATGGCCGACGTCGCGGTCGCCCAGGCCGAGGCGGGCAGCGACATCGATGGCGACGCCGTGCTCAGCTCCGACGTCGCGGCCGCGCTCGGCAAGAAGCCGCAGTCCCTCTCACCCGCCCGCGACTCACTCCTCAAGAAGGGCCTCGTCTACTCCGGGGAGCGGGGTCGGATCGCCTTCACGGTCCCCCACTTCGGGCGCTACCTCCGCGAGCGCGGGTAG
- the aat gene encoding leucyl/phenylalanyl-tRNA--protein transferase — MPIAPAPTPWAFPPPSTWDPDDDLVALGADLEPGTLVTAYAQGLFPMPVTLDVEEHLGWFSPVERGVLPLDGLRVSRSLRRSVRDFEIRVDTAFDEVMAACGSPDRPDGWITQPFRRAYGRLHRLGWAHSVEAWRDGRLAGGLYGVAVGGLFAGESMFHRERDASKVALVALVDLLRDEHARHRVLDVQWQTPHLASLGVVRRPRADYLECLRRCLDTPIPDVFRLDL; from the coding sequence GTGCCCATCGCCCCCGCTCCGACGCCGTGGGCCTTCCCCCCGCCCTCGACGTGGGACCCCGACGACGACCTGGTCGCCCTCGGCGCGGACCTCGAGCCGGGCACCCTCGTCACGGCGTACGCCCAGGGGCTCTTCCCGATGCCGGTGACGCTGGACGTCGAGGAGCACCTCGGCTGGTTCTCCCCCGTGGAGCGGGGCGTCCTGCCGCTCGACGGACTCCGCGTCTCGCGGTCGCTGCGCCGCTCGGTGCGCGACTTCGAGATCCGCGTCGACACCGCGTTCGACGAGGTCATGGCGGCGTGCGGCAGCCCCGACCGGCCCGACGGCTGGATCACCCAGCCGTTCCGCCGGGCCTACGGGCGCCTGCACCGGCTCGGCTGGGCGCACTCGGTCGAGGCGTGGCGCGACGGCCGGCTGGCCGGCGGGCTGTACGGCGTCGCCGTCGGCGGGCTGTTCGCCGGGGAGTCGATGTTCCACCGTGAGCGTGACGCCTCCAAGGTCGCCCTCGTCGCCCTCGTCGACCTGCTCCGCGACGAGCACGCACGCCACCGTGTGCTCGACGTGCAGTGGCAGACCCCGCACCTGGCCTCGCTCGGAGTCGTACGCCGCCCGCGCGCGGACTACCTCGAGTGCCTGCGGCGCTGCCTGGACACGCCGATCCCCGACGTGTTCCGGCTCGACCTCTGA
- a CDS encoding LysE family translocator, which translates to MPSSSQWVTFLVASILFIQVPGPSLLFTIGRALTVGRREALLSVVGNSLGLVVQAALVAVGLGAVVAASATAYTAVKVVGAAYVIWLGVQAIRHRSDARLAMAASVPVRRGHPVRIGFTVGATNPKTIVFFVAFLPQFTDPGGPVALQTMLLGLVFGAMAVASDTAWALAAGTARQWFARRPERLDTLSASGGTMMIGLGATMLTVD; encoded by the coding sequence ATGCCGTCGTCGAGCCAGTGGGTGACGTTCCTCGTCGCCTCCATCCTCTTCATCCAGGTCCCCGGACCAAGCCTGCTCTTCACCATCGGCCGCGCGCTGACCGTCGGTCGCCGCGAGGCCCTGCTGTCGGTGGTCGGCAACAGTCTGGGCCTGGTCGTCCAGGCGGCCCTCGTCGCCGTCGGGCTCGGCGCGGTCGTCGCGGCCAGCGCCACGGCGTACACCGCGGTCAAGGTGGTCGGGGCGGCGTACGTCATCTGGCTCGGCGTGCAGGCCATCCGGCACCGCAGCGACGCGCGCCTGGCGATGGCGGCGTCGGTGCCGGTACGCCGTGGGCACCCGGTCCGGATCGGCTTCACCGTGGGCGCGACCAACCCCAAGACCATCGTGTTCTTCGTGGCGTTCCTTCCGCAGTTCACCGACCCCGGCGGCCCGGTCGCGCTGCAGACCATGCTGCTCGGCCTGGTATTCGGCGCGATGGCCGTCGCCTCCGACACGGCCTGGGCGCTCGCCGCCGGCACGGCGCGCCAGTGGTTCGCCCGCCGGCCGGAGCGGCTCGACACCCTCAGCGCCTCCGGCGGCACGATGATGATCGGCCTCGGGGCGACGATGCTGACCGTCGACTGA
- a CDS encoding UBP-type zinc finger domain-containing protein yields MTAGIDPGVAPSGPGCVECEEAGGWWVHLRRCAQCGHVGCCDSSPSQHATAHFSSTGHPVVQSFEPGEDWFWDFSRSVGVVGPRLADPQSRPEDQPVPGPAGRVPDDWRDHVH; encoded by the coding sequence ATGACAGCAGGCATCGACCCCGGCGTCGCCCCGTCCGGCCCGGGCTGCGTGGAGTGCGAGGAGGCCGGCGGCTGGTGGGTGCACCTGCGTCGTTGCGCGCAGTGCGGCCATGTCGGGTGCTGCGACTCCAGCCCGTCGCAGCACGCGACCGCGCACTTCAGCTCCACCGGGCACCCGGTGGTGCAGAGCTTCGAGCCCGGCGAGGACTGGTTCTGGGACTTCAGCCGCTCCGTCGGTGTGGTCGGGCCGCGGCTCGCCGACCCCCAGAGCCGCCCGGAGGACCAGCCCGTCCCCGGGCCGGCCGGCCGGGTGCCGGACGACTGGCGCGACCACGTCCACTGA
- a CDS encoding TerC family protein: MSSIASPTLWFITIGVVLALLVVDFAATRRPHEVSMKEAIAWSAFYVALPLAFGLYVWSAHGGDRGLEYYTGYLVEKTLSVDNLFVFMLLLAAFAVPEVLKQRVLLYGIVGALVLRGIFIALGAAALSRFDWVFLVFGAILVLTGIKLLRDAISGHDHEVDVAQLRVVKVLRRFMPVSDDYEGTRLTVVQQGTRALTPFALVTVAVLATDVVFAVDSVPAVYGITGDPYLVFVTNAFALLGLRALYFVLEGALGALAHLSYGLAAILGFIGVKLVLHWAHLVWPSVPDVPTLTSLFVILGILATTITTSLYANRRAKAADPDDDKVAVP; this comes from the coding sequence ATGTCGTCCATCGCGTCCCCCACCCTGTGGTTCATCACCATCGGCGTGGTGCTCGCCCTGCTCGTCGTCGACTTCGCCGCCACGCGTCGCCCCCACGAGGTCTCGATGAAGGAGGCCATCGCCTGGTCGGCCTTCTACGTCGCCCTGCCGCTGGCCTTCGGCCTGTACGTGTGGAGCGCCCACGGCGGCGACCGCGGGCTCGAGTACTACACCGGCTACCTCGTCGAGAAGACGTTGAGCGTGGACAACCTGTTCGTGTTCATGCTGCTGCTCGCGGCGTTCGCCGTGCCCGAGGTGCTCAAGCAGCGGGTGCTGCTCTACGGCATCGTCGGAGCGCTGGTGCTGCGCGGCATCTTCATCGCGCTCGGCGCCGCCGCGCTGTCCCGCTTCGACTGGGTGTTCCTGGTCTTCGGCGCGATCCTCGTCCTCACGGGCATCAAGCTGCTGCGCGACGCGATCAGTGGCCACGACCACGAGGTCGACGTGGCGCAGCTGCGGGTCGTGAAGGTGCTGCGGCGCTTCATGCCGGTCAGCGACGACTACGAGGGCACGAGGCTCACCGTCGTGCAGCAGGGCACCCGCGCCCTGACCCCGTTCGCGCTGGTCACCGTCGCCGTGCTCGCCACCGACGTCGTCTTCGCCGTCGACTCGGTGCCCGCGGTCTACGGCATCACCGGCGACCCCTACCTGGTCTTCGTGACCAACGCGTTCGCGCTGCTCGGCCTCCGCGCCCTCTACTTCGTGCTCGAGGGCGCGCTCGGTGCCCTGGCGCACCTGAGCTACGGCCTGGCAGCGATCCTGGGCTTCATCGGCGTCAAGCTGGTCCTGCACTGGGCGCACCTGGTGTGGCCGTCGGTGCCCGACGTGCCGACCCTCACCTCGCTCTTCGTGATCCTCGGCATCCTCGCCACGACGATCACCACGAGCCTGTACGCCAACCGGCGCGCGAAGGCCGCAGATCCGGACGACGACAAGGTCGCCGTCCCCTGA